The Thermoflavifilum sp. genome contains a region encoding:
- the surE gene encoding 5'/3'-nucleotidase SurE: MTDRSAEKIILITNDDGITAPGLRHLVEAVKPLGKVVVVAPDSPQSGMGHAITIGVPLRLYPVDVFKDIEAYQSSGTPVDCVKLAKDKILHRAPDICLSGINHGANHSINVIYSGTMSAAMEAAIEGIPSIGFSLLDYRFDADFTAARHVAYLLTRLMLQTPDLPRGALLNVNIPALPLSQLKGFKICRQAYAKWVEEFDERRDPRGEKYYWLTGRFQNLDDGSDTDVWALENGYVSVVPTHFDLTHYGLKDFLHQHWNVQLKI; encoded by the coding sequence ATGACCGATCGTTCAGCAGAAAAAATCATCCTGATCACCAACGACGATGGCATTACCGCTCCGGGATTGCGTCATCTGGTGGAAGCGGTGAAACCTCTGGGAAAAGTGGTGGTGGTAGCCCCCGACAGCCCCCAGTCGGGCATGGGACATGCCATTACCATTGGCGTTCCACTGCGACTGTATCCCGTCGATGTGTTCAAGGATATCGAAGCCTATCAAAGCTCGGGCACTCCGGTCGACTGCGTAAAGCTGGCTAAAGATAAAATCCTGCATCGCGCCCCCGATATTTGCCTGAGCGGCATCAACCACGGCGCCAACCATTCGATCAACGTGATTTATTCGGGAACCATGAGTGCGGCCATGGAAGCGGCTATCGAGGGTATTCCTTCCATCGGGTTTTCGCTGCTGGACTATCGATTTGATGCCGATTTCACCGCAGCACGCCATGTGGCTTATTTGCTCACCCGACTGATGTTGCAAACGCCCGATTTACCCAGAGGAGCCCTGTTAAATGTAAATATCCCCGCCCTACCGCTATCCCAACTAAAAGGCTTTAAAATTTGCCGACAGGCTTATGCAAAATGGGTGGAAGAATTTGACGAACGTCGCGATCCGCGAGGGGAAAAATACTACTGGCTTACCGGTCGTTTTCAAAACTTAGATGATGGCTCAGATACCGATGTCTGGGCACTCGAAAACGGCTATGTCTCGGTCGTCCCCACGCATTTTGATCTGACTCACTATGGGCTGAAAGATTTTCTTCATCAGCACTGGAATGTTCAACTTAAAATCTGA
- a CDS encoding 3-hydroxyacyl-CoA dehydrogenase/enoyl-CoA hydratase family protein, whose product MSKRIKQVAVLGAGVMGSRIACHLANAGLQVLLLDMVPSTLNEKEKQQGLTPESPAFRNRIVNEALQAAVRSKPSPIFHQQVLQRIRTGNFDDDLPRIAECDWIIEAVVEQLPIKQSLFEKVEPYRKPGTYISTNTSGIPIHMLAEGRSADFRQHFCGTHFFNPPRYLPLLEIIPGPDTHPEVVQMLSRFGDRVLGKTTVICKDTPAFIANRIGVFSMMLVFQIMKQQGWKIEEIDLLTGPLIGHPKSATFRTADVVGIDTMVHVARGLYENCPHDEQREIFQIPDFLQEMVNRNRLGDKTGEGFYKKQKSDGGSEILVLRLETQQYEPRQKLNNPLIEQAKNISDLGERLRLLHQAKDRVGEFFRHFTYALLSYVSHRIPEIADELYKIDDALRAGFGWELGPFEIWEALGVAETAAQMEKAGHPPAAWVNDMLRKGYTRFYQREGDQVQYYDQQTEAYRPIPGSHEFIVLRNYSQQIVWENAGTTLYHVGDGVLNLAIHTKMNTIGSEVIQGIQKAIELAENHYEGLVIGQETTHFSAGANVALILTLALEQEWDELAWAVQTFQQTSLRIRYASVPVVTAPRGLTLGGGCEFCLHADAVQAHAETYMGLVEVGVGLIPAGGGTKEMTKRASDSYKNGEIDLPKLQERFLTIAMAKTSTSAMEAFDLQLLRPGYDHISMNAQRLLADARQRVLDMARAGYVPPTPPQIKVLGREALGLFLSGIYAMQEGRYISEHDAKIARKLAYVMSGGDLSEATMVNEQYLLDLEREAFLSLCGEPKTIERLQSVLKQGRPVRN is encoded by the coding sequence ATGAGCAAACGCATCAAACAGGTTGCGGTACTGGGTGCCGGTGTGATGGGCAGCCGCATAGCCTGTCACCTGGCCAATGCCGGGCTTCAGGTATTGCTGCTGGACATGGTTCCATCTACCCTGAACGAAAAAGAAAAACAACAGGGGCTTACTCCCGAAAGTCCGGCTTTTCGAAACCGCATCGTCAACGAAGCCCTGCAAGCCGCCGTCCGTTCGAAACCCTCCCCTATTTTTCATCAGCAGGTATTGCAACGTATCCGTACCGGCAATTTTGACGATGATCTCCCGCGCATTGCCGAATGCGACTGGATTATTGAAGCCGTAGTGGAACAATTGCCCATCAAGCAATCATTGTTTGAAAAAGTAGAACCATATCGAAAACCCGGCACCTATATTTCCACCAATACGTCGGGCATTCCCATCCATATGCTGGCCGAGGGGCGTTCGGCCGATTTCCGACAGCATTTCTGCGGCACACATTTCTTCAATCCGCCTCGTTATCTGCCCCTGCTGGAAATCATTCCCGGACCGGATACCCATCCTGAAGTTGTCCAGATGTTGAGTCGTTTTGGCGATCGGGTGCTGGGCAAAACCACCGTCATCTGCAAAGACACACCGGCATTTATTGCTAACCGCATCGGCGTATTCTCCATGATGCTGGTATTCCAGATCATGAAACAACAGGGCTGGAAAATCGAAGAAATTGATTTGCTTACGGGTCCGCTCATCGGTCATCCCAAATCGGCTACCTTCCGCACGGCCGACGTGGTGGGCATCGACACGATGGTGCATGTGGCACGCGGCCTGTATGAAAACTGTCCACACGATGAACAAAGAGAAATCTTCCAGATACCCGATTTCCTGCAGGAAATGGTGAACCGGAATCGACTGGGCGATAAGACCGGGGAAGGATTTTACAAAAAACAGAAATCAGACGGAGGATCAGAAATCCTGGTCCTGCGTCTCGAAACCCAGCAATATGAACCGCGCCAGAAATTGAACAACCCGCTTATCGAACAGGCGAAAAACATCAGTGATCTGGGTGAACGTTTGCGTTTGTTGCACCAGGCCAAAGATCGGGTGGGCGAGTTCTTCCGGCATTTCACCTATGCGCTGCTGTCGTATGTATCTCATCGCATCCCGGAAATCGCCGATGAACTGTATAAGATCGACGACGCGCTGCGCGCCGGCTTCGGCTGGGAGTTAGGACCTTTTGAAATCTGGGAAGCTCTGGGCGTAGCCGAAACGGCAGCACAGATGGAGAAAGCCGGTCACCCGCCTGCAGCCTGGGTAAACGATATGTTGCGTAAAGGCTATACCCGATTTTATCAACGAGAAGGTGATCAGGTACAATATTACGATCAGCAAACAGAGGCCTATCGCCCCATCCCGGGCAGTCATGAGTTCATTGTCCTGCGCAACTACAGCCAGCAAATCGTCTGGGAAAATGCAGGGACCACTCTCTACCACGTGGGCGATGGCGTGCTCAACCTGGCGATCCACACCAAGATGAATACCATCGGCAGCGAAGTCATTCAGGGTATCCAGAAAGCCATCGAGCTGGCCGAAAACCACTATGAAGGGCTGGTCATCGGCCAGGAAACAACCCATTTCTCGGCTGGTGCCAACGTGGCTTTGATTCTCACCCTGGCACTGGAGCAGGAATGGGATGAACTGGCATGGGCCGTACAGACTTTTCAACAAACCAGCCTGAGGATCCGCTATGCATCCGTGCCGGTGGTAACGGCTCCACGCGGACTCACCCTGGGCGGTGGATGCGAATTCTGCCTGCATGCCGATGCCGTTCAAGCACATGCCGAAACCTATATGGGACTGGTAGAGGTGGGTGTCGGCCTGATTCCGGCTGGCGGCGGCACCAAGGAAATGACGAAACGAGCCAGCGACAGCTATAAAAATGGAGAAATTGACCTGCCCAAACTCCAGGAACGCTTCCTTACCATCGCCATGGCAAAAACATCCACTTCTGCAATGGAAGCTTTCGACCTTCAGCTTCTGCGGCCGGGATACGATCACATCAGCATGAACGCCCAGCGCCTGCTGGCCGACGCCAGGCAGCGGGTACTGGACATGGCACGGGCAGGATATGTACCTCCCACACCCCCACAAATCAAAGTGCTGGGGCGGGAAGCCCTGGGATTGTTTCTCTCGGGAATTTACGCCATGCAGGAGGGGCGCTACATCAGCGAACACGACGCTAAAATAGCCCGTAAGCTGGCCTATGTGATGAGTGGGGGCGACCTCAGCGAAGCTACTATGGTGAATGAACAATACCTGCTCGACCTGGAGCGCGAGGCTTTTCTCTCGCTCTGCGGCGAACCTAAAACGATCGAACGCCTGCAAAGCGTACTCAAACAGGGACGCCCCGTGAGAAATTAA